One window of Dyadobacter sandarakinus genomic DNA carries:
- a CDS encoding TonB-dependent receptor codes for MQIHRRSRKFVLQIAGWATWLLLPALLSVQVCRAEDQRVQEVLSQRISITVNDLDVEKVLEKIEDQTKVRFVYSAEIIRADRRVSVEMVNQRLDTVLENLLNPLGIEYRVSKRTILLKRNGEKKPAGMTEPAEKTEVTEKNITGKITDEKGDGIPGVSVVVKGTTQGTSTNIDGNYQLSVPDNGTVLIFSFVGYISQEREVGSAATIDIRLAVDEKALDEVVVVGFGEQKKVSVTGAVSSVTSEVLQQNSSASLANALSGRLPGLTSIQSAGGQPGRDDPTMYLRGAATTNGRSPLILIDGVPRDNIRTIDANEVASVSILKDASATAVFGVRGANGVILITTKRGTAGKTDLTINAEQSYSSFTREPERLHSLDYMALRNEASANDGITPLPFTREQMDKYANPLAGLDPNDPEYARKAELRRYMYPDHDYYREYISRYAPQTRVNMNVTGGTDKVSYFVNGAFLHQGGNLKTEPKSVLGYDPSSKMDRYNFRANLDYKITNSLKSFLNIGSYIERVNMPAAWLYGNDTNWMMRDLLYQAQTILPITPGPTTIDGFGVAPGQIVDPGYMDRSAFEIMNRFGYRNEVRSNLNASFGMEWDLSNTVTKGLSVRGMISYDSKATTAMQGNKSERLYLAEVNAATDMLSYAVKRSDESLLRLEKAADSRYNINMQGAINYARTFGKHDLGGMILAQRDTWETIYGEIPYNVLGVAARATYGFDERYLAEVNMGYNGSEQFAPGHRYGFFPAVSAGWVVSNERFLKNNPFVSNLKLRASYGKVGNDKMGNSRFLYQSDITIGGGPLGSLGLGQGVNQGLLGNPNITWEVARKQNYGMDLQIFRDLTLNFDYFIEKRSSILISRGTVPEFQGVNLSNVPKVNMGRVDNKGYEIELTYNKAIAKGFNIMIRGNYGYNHNVVKFLDESVRDETYAHRYRSTGYSLNQSWGYKIDYSNGNGFFNSKEELDTYLSKTTYGFGEPRVGDFKYVDLNGDGVINDKDQAPIKYSNIPRVTYGLSLTAEYKGFDLTAFFQGVGKYSSNYSQQGVYEYIIRGTYFGYHKQAWTPERFANGDKITYPALSTHSNTNHTANDFFVMDRSFTRLKNMVIGYTLPTGSLKVVGVQKLRIYASGQNLFTWDHLKMNHLDPENDDSLGYPVTRMMNLGVNITF; via the coding sequence ATGCAAATACATCGACGTAGCCGAAAGTTTGTACTTCAAATAGCAGGCTGGGCGACCTGGTTGCTGTTGCCTGCCCTGTTATCTGTGCAGGTCTGCCGGGCAGAAGACCAGCGCGTGCAGGAAGTTTTGAGTCAGCGTATATCCATCACAGTTAATGATCTGGATGTAGAAAAAGTTTTAGAGAAGATCGAAGATCAGACGAAAGTCCGCTTTGTGTACAGCGCCGAAATCATCCGCGCCGACCGCCGGGTTTCGGTTGAAATGGTAAATCAGCGGCTGGATACCGTCCTCGAAAACCTGCTGAACCCGCTGGGCATTGAGTACCGTGTTTCCAAAAGAACCATTCTGCTGAAACGGAATGGCGAAAAGAAGCCTGCCGGCATGACCGAGCCTGCCGAAAAAACTGAGGTGACCGAAAAGAACATCACCGGAAAAATTACCGATGAAAAAGGGGACGGGATTCCGGGGGTAAGTGTAGTGGTAAAAGGGACCACCCAGGGAACTTCCACCAACATCGACGGAAATTACCAGCTTTCCGTGCCGGATAATGGTACTGTATTGATTTTCAGCTTCGTTGGTTATATTAGTCAGGAAAGGGAAGTAGGCAGTGCCGCCACGATCGACATACGCCTGGCTGTGGACGAGAAGGCCCTGGATGAGGTAGTGGTAGTCGGATTCGGAGAGCAGAAAAAAGTATCTGTGACAGGGGCCGTGTCGTCGGTTACCTCGGAAGTTTTACAACAAAATTCATCAGCAAGCCTGGCCAATGCCCTCTCGGGGCGCCTTCCCGGTCTGACTTCTATCCAGTCAGCCGGAGGCCAGCCGGGGCGGGACGATCCTACCATGTACCTGCGCGGGGCTGCCACCACCAATGGCCGCAGCCCGCTGATCCTGATAGACGGCGTGCCGCGGGACAATATCCGGACCATTGATGCCAATGAAGTAGCCTCCGTTTCTATCCTGAAAGATGCTTCCGCCACGGCGGTTTTTGGTGTGCGTGGTGCCAATGGTGTCATTTTAATTACGACAAAAAGAGGTACAGCCGGGAAAACCGACCTGACCATCAATGCCGAGCAAAGCTACTCATCCTTTACCCGTGAGCCCGAGCGCCTGCACTCGCTCGATTACATGGCCCTGCGCAATGAAGCCTCAGCCAATGATGGCATCACTCCACTGCCTTTTACCCGGGAACAAATGGACAAGTATGCGAATCCGCTGGCCGGCCTCGACCCCAATGATCCTGAGTATGCCCGCAAGGCTGAGCTGCGCCGCTACATGTACCCCGATCATGACTACTACCGGGAATACATTTCACGGTATGCACCCCAGACCCGTGTCAATATGAACGTCACCGGCGGTACCGACAAGGTTTCATACTTTGTCAATGGTGCTTTCCTGCACCAGGGAGGGAACCTCAAAACGGAACCGAAATCAGTCCTGGGGTACGATCCTTCTTCCAAAATGGACCGGTATAATTTCCGCGCAAACCTGGACTATAAGATCACCAATTCCCTTAAAAGTTTTCTGAACATCGGGAGCTACATTGAGCGTGTGAACATGCCCGCAGCCTGGCTTTACGGGAACGATACCAACTGGATGATGCGCGACCTGCTTTACCAGGCACAAACAATCCTGCCTATCACACCCGGCCCTACCACCATCGACGGGTTCGGGGTTGCACCCGGGCAGATCGTCGATCCGGGCTATATGGACCGTTCCGCCTTTGAGATCATGAACCGCTTTGGCTACCGCAACGAAGTGCGCTCCAACCTGAATGCTTCTTTCGGGATGGAATGGGACCTGAGCAACACGGTGACCAAAGGACTGAGTGTCCGCGGCATGATTTCCTATGACAGCAAAGCGACTACCGCCATGCAGGGCAACAAGTCCGAGCGCCTGTACCTGGCCGAAGTCAATGCAGCCACGGATATGCTGTCCTATGCCGTAAAACGTTCGGATGAGAGCCTGCTGCGGCTTGAAAAAGCGGCTGACTCGCGCTACAACATCAATATGCAGGGAGCTATCAACTACGCCCGCACATTTGGAAAGCACGATCTGGGCGGAATGATCCTGGCACAGCGCGATACCTGGGAAACTATTTACGGAGAAATTCCCTACAACGTACTGGGCGTGGCTGCCCGTGCCACTTACGGTTTTGATGAACGTTACCTGGCTGAGGTGAATATGGGCTACAATGGTTCGGAGCAGTTTGCACCGGGACACCGGTACGGCTTTTTCCCGGCTGTATCCGCAGGCTGGGTAGTGAGTAATGAGCGTTTTCTTAAAAACAATCCGTTTGTCTCCAACCTGAAACTGCGTGCTTCTTACGGAAAGGTAGGAAACGACAAAATGGGTAATTCCCGGTTTTTGTACCAAAGCGATATTACAATCGGCGGGGGACCTCTGGGTAGTCTGGGGCTGGGCCAGGGCGTAAACCAGGGGCTGCTGGGCAACCCCAACATTACATGGGAAGTGGCCCGAAAGCAGAACTACGGTATGGATTTGCAGATCTTCCGCGACCTCACCCTGAACTTCGACTATTTTATTGAAAAAAGGAGCAGTATCCTGATTTCCCGGGGTACTGTCCCCGAGTTTCAGGGTGTAAACCTCAGCAATGTGCCAAAGGTGAACATGGGGAGGGTGGATAATAAGGGGTACGAGATTGAGCTAACCTATAACAAAGCCATCGCCAAGGGTTTCAATATCATGATCCGGGGAAATTACGGCTACAATCATAATGTGGTTAAATTTCTGGATGAGTCGGTCAGGGATGAAACGTATGCACACCGGTACCGCAGCACCGGGTACTCGCTTAACCAGTCGTGGGGGTACAAGATTGATTACAGCAATGGAAACGGCTTTTTCAACTCCAAGGAAGAGCTGGATACGTATTTGTCCAAAACAACCTACGGCTTTGGTGAGCCGCGGGTGGGCGACTTCAAGTATGTGGATCTTAATGGGGATGGTGTAATCAACGACAAGGACCAGGCGCCAATCAAGTACTCCAACATTCCGCGCGTGACCTATGGCCTCTCACTTACTGCAGAGTACAAGGGGTTTGACCTGACCGCATTTTTTCAGGGTGTAGGTAAATACAGCAGCAACTACTCCCAGCAGGGTGTATACGAATACATTATCCGCGGCACCTACTTTGGCTACCACAAACAGGCCTGGACACCAGAACGGTTTGCAAACGGCGACAAAATCACGTATCCGGCCCTGAGTACGCACAGCAACACCAATCATACAGCCAATGATTTCTTTGTGATGGACCGCTCTTTCACGCGGCTGAAAAACATGGTGATCGGTTACACGCTTCCCACCGGTTCACTGAAAGTGGTAGGGGTGCAAAAGCTGCGCATTTACGCCAGCGGTCAGAACCTCTTCACCTGGGACCATCTGAAAATGAACCACCTTGATCCTGAAAACGACGATTCTCTCGGCTACCCGGTTACGCGCATGATGAACCTGGGCGTAAACATCACATTCTAA